The following proteins come from a genomic window of Eubalaena glacialis isolate mEubGla1 chromosome X, mEubGla1.1.hap2.+ XY, whole genome shotgun sequence:
- the MAGEE2 gene encoding melanoma-associated antigen E2 encodes MSLVSQNACHRNAETTVDYSDFHGEMQAINASGSPTSMLVPDAPQGPQAPIDSQGASASQAAQDPNDLEVLIDEQSRRLGALRVHDPLEDRSIALVNFMRMKSQIEGSIQQTEMLEFLREYSDQFPEILRRASAHLDQVFGLNLRVLDPQADIYNLISKRGLQTTDRIAESLDMPKAGLLALVLGHILLNGNRAREASIWDLLLKVDVLDEPQRINIPFGNTRNLLTTDFLHMRFLEYWPVYGTNPLEFEFLWGSRAHREITKMEALKFVAEAHDEEPWSWPEEYNKALEADKAKERSQAAGLEFWSEDTMNDKANDLVQLAINVTEELLPIHQDELLAHTGKEFEDVFPNILSRATVILDLFYGFSLIEVDTSEHIYLLVQQPESEEEQMMLESLGRPTQEYLMPILGLIFLMGNRVKEASVWNLLRRFGVDVGRKHAITCKLMRQRYLECRPLSYSNPVEYELLWGPRAHLETTKMKALEYMARLYRKQPQDWPEQFREAVEDEEARARSEATAMFFFGPM; translated from the coding sequence ATGTCTCTGGTAAGCCAGAATGCGTGCCACCGCAACGCAGAGACCACTGTAGATTACAGCGACTTCCATGGTGAGATGCAGGCTATTAATGCCTCCGGGTCCCCCACATCCATGCTAGTTCCTGATGCTCCCCAGGGCCCTCAGGCGCCAATCGACTCTCAGGGTGCTAGCGCTTCCCAGGCTGCGCAGGACCCGAACGACCTCGAGGTGCTGATAGATGAGCAGTCCCGACGTTTGGGGGCGCTCAGGGTCCACGACCCTCTAGAAGACAGGTCGATTGCTTTGGTGAATTTCATGCGAATGAAAAGCCAAATCGAGGGGTCTATTCAGCAGACAGAGATGCTAGAGTTCCTCAGAGAATACTCAGATCAGTTCCCTGAGATCCTCAGACGAGCCTCAGCCCATCTGGACCAGGTCTTTGGGTTGAACCTGAGGGTTCTTGATCCCCAGGCTGACATCTACAACCTAATCAGCAAACGGGGTCTCCAGACCACTGATCGGATAGCAGAATCCCTGGACATGCCAAAGGCAGGTCTCCTGGCCTTGGTCCTAGGCCACATTCTCCTGAATGGTAACCGAGCAAGAGAGGCTTCCATTTGGGATCTGTTGCTAAAGGTTGATGTGTTAGATGAGCCCCAGAGGATCAACATCCCCTTTGGGAACACAAGGAACCTCCTAACTACTGACTTTTTGCATATGCGGTTCTTGGAGTACTGGCCAGTGTATGGCACTAATCCCCTCGAATTTGAGTTCTTGtggggctctagagcccacagggaAATCACAAAGATGGAAGCCCTGAAGTTTGTGGCAGAGGCCCATGATGAAGAACCCTGGAGCTGGCCAGAAGAATATAATAAGGCCCTGGAAGCTGACAAGGCCAAAGAAAGAAGCCAGGCTGCTGGCTTGGAGTTCTGGTCAGAGGACACTATGAATGATAAGGCAAATGATTTGGTCCAGTTGGCCATTAATGTCACAGAGGAGTTGCTGCCTATACATCAGGATGAGCTGTTGGCTCACACTGGCAAAGAATTTGAGGACGTGTTCCCAAATATCCTCAGTCGAGCTACTGTAATCCTTGATCTGTTCTATGGGTTCTCTCTGATTGAGGTTGATACCAGTGAGCACATTTACCTCCTTGTCCAGCAACCAGAATCAGAAGAAGAGCAAATGATGCTAGAGAGCCTGGGGAGACCCACTCAAGAATATTTGATGCCAATCCTGGGTTTGATCTTCCTGATGGGCAACCGTGTCAAAGAGGCCAGTGTCTGGAATTTGCTTCGGAGATTTGGTGTGGATGTAGGGAGAAAGCATGCCATCACCTGCAAACTTATGAGACAGCGCTACTTGGAATGCAGGCCACTGTCCTATTCTAATCCAGTTGAATATGAGCTTCTGTGGGGTCCTCGAGCTCACCTTGAAACCACCAAAATGAAAGCCTTGGAGTACATGGCCAGGCTCTACAGAAAGCAACCACAGGACTGGCCAGAGCAATTTAGGGAGGCTGTTGAAGATGAGGAGGCCAGAGCCAGGTCTGAGGCAACTGCTATGTTCTTCTTTGGCCCCATGTGA